GAAATTGCTGGATGTTTCATCATAATTTCTTCTATCTCTCTTGAGTAGACATTCATACCTCCACGAATGATCATATCTTTTGTCCGATCCACAATAAAGTAGAAACCTTCGTCATCCCGATAAGCTACATCACCCGAATGCATCCAACCATTCTCAATGGCTTCTTCTGTTGCGGTATGTTTATTATAATAACCTTTCATAACATTATGTCCCCTGAAAACCAGTTCCCCGGTCTCATAGTTCGGTAGGGTATTGCCATCCTGATCTATAATTTTCACATCTACGCCCCATACCGGGAGTCCAATAGATCCTGGCTTGAAGCCTAAACGGATATCATTAAAAGTGACGACCGGAGAGCCTTCACTCATTCCATACCCTTCAATCACTTGAACATTGAACCGATCCTGAAAATCTTGTAATACTTTGACCGCTAGGGATGCCCCTCCAGAGACGCAGAGTCGTAAACTGTTACTGATATCTTCGTCCCTAAGCTGTTGATGGTGGAAGTTGAGTAGCGCCCAATACATGGTAGGAACACCAGCAAAAACTGTGATGTTTTGTTGTACAATGATTTCCATAATAGTCTGCGGATCAAATCGAGGTACCAGAACATGTTTTGCGCCCCTATAGATCCCGGCATTCATCAGTGTTGTCATTCCAAAGATGTGAAATAGGGGCAATACCAGTAATTGTACGTCACGATTACTTGTTTCAAAGAGATCCGCAACGAGCTGAGCATTGCAGAACAGATTGAAATGAGTAAGTTCTGCACCTTTTGGGAGGCCAGTCGTCCCGGATGTATAGACTAAAACAGCAGTGTTATCTGCTCCAGTCTGTGCACTCGTAAACTCGTTGGAATGGCTTTTTATAAAATTGTTGTAATGCATGATCCGTTCGTCAACAAATTGGATATTTTGATCTAGTGTAATGAAATGTGTGCATTGAGATGCCTTGTTGAACGCATAAAAACATTGATCGGCGATAGGTAAAGTTTCTTCGTTCGAGTAACAGAAATATACTTTTGCATTGCTGTCATCCAAGTGATATAGGATCTCATCCTTTTTCAATAAAATATTTAGTGGAACAACAATAGCGCCCAGTTTAAGTACAGCATAATAGATCACTGGAAAATCGATGATATTTGGTACGGACATCGCGATTTTGTCGCCAGAGATTAATCCGATATTTTTTAATGCATTGGCTAGACGGTTTACCTGTTGATTCAATTGCGTGTAACTCATTTCTATTTTGCCATCGGAGATAGCAACATGGTTTGCATAGCGTCTTGCAGAATCTTCAAGAATTAAAGATAGATTAAACATACATTTATAACTGGTTAGTTTTAAGTACTCTAAAAGGAGTCTCCTAATGTGTTATAAAGTTATGTTAACATAGTAAATTGTATTGTATCGAAACGGAAATGCTTTGATACGAAATGGGAGTATTTTAATGCGCTGAATTTAGCCTATCTTGTAATGGGGAGGTGCCGAAA
The window above is part of the Sphingobacterium sp. ML3W genome. Proteins encoded here:
- a CDS encoding long-chain fatty acid--CoA ligase, which gives rise to MFNLSLILEDSARRYANHVAISDGKIEMSYTQLNQQVNRLANALKNIGLISGDKIAMSVPNIIDFPVIYYAVLKLGAIVVPLNILLKKDEILYHLDDSNAKVYFCYSNEETLPIADQCFYAFNKASQCTHFITLDQNIQFVDERIMHYNNFIKSHSNEFTSAQTGADNTAVLVYTSGTTGLPKGAELTHFNLFCNAQLVADLFETSNRDVQLLVLPLFHIFGMTTLMNAGIYRGAKHVLVPRFDPQTIMEIIVQQNITVFAGVPTMYWALLNFHHQQLRDEDISNSLRLCVSGGASLAVKVLQDFQDRFNVQVIEGYGMSEGSPVVTFNDIRLGFKPGSIGLPVWGVDVKIIDQDGNTLPNYETGELVFRGHNVMKGYYNKHTATEEAIENGWMHSGDVAYRDDEGFYFIVDRTKDMIIRGGMNVYSREIEEIMMKHPAISLVAVIGIPDEKLGEEIKAVVVLKEQEEISEDELICWTKDRLAKYKYPRVIHFANALPISATGKILKKELRAADNEKLNK